Proteins found in one Manduca sexta isolate Smith_Timp_Sample1 chromosome 8, JHU_Msex_v1.0, whole genome shotgun sequence genomic segment:
- the LOC119188663 gene encoding zinc finger BED domain-containing protein 4-like yields ELYYSSTTIVCSIGDGNRRISLASDNKVQKIATHFSHSLIAQNELKQIQIERLNQSGLSILQECSTRWNSTYYMMSRILKLKDSLVLYSGTHAIPILTADEWIDLKKCITVLMPFEEITKELSSATATIASVIPLIYTLKNTLETEKYKEDTSDNFKLMITKMIQDLNIRFQDIENNKIYTIATYLDPRYKLKFFTEITKEQVRSEILEIFGCSKTSHDEGPSSSKRSRNELATTSSSNQSRIQSCLAEILSISDEEEQNIDCADEVYHQFIVKKTLLTEYNREKRLTLTEDPLLWWKNHTKYHSLSNLVRQYLSPPPGSVPSEQLFSAAGLIYDPLRNRLSGDKAAKLLFVKYNLPLLRFDY; encoded by the exons GAACTGTACTATTCATCAACTACAATTGTGTGTTCGATTGGCGATGGAAACCGAAGAATTTCTCTCGCCAGTGATAACAAAGTGCAAAAAATTGCGACTCATTTCAGTCATTCCCTAATTGCACAAAATGAAttgaaacaaattcaaattgaaaGACTGAACCAATCAGGACTAAGTATACTTCAGGAATGTTCCACCCG TTGGAATTCGACTTATTATATGATGTCaagaatattgaaattaaaagactCATTAGTGCTGTATTCAGGAACGCATGCTATACCAATTCTTACTGCTGATGAATGGATCGACTTGAAAAAGTGTATTACTGTACTAATGCCATTTGAAGAAATTACAAAGGAGTTAAGTAGTGCTACTGCAACAATAGCTTCGGTGATTCCATTAATCTATActcttaaaaatacattagaaaCAGAGAAGTATAAAGAAGACACTTCTGacaactttaaattaatgattacaaaaatGATCCAGGACCTCAATATCAGATTTCAggacattgaaaataataaaatatatacaatagcTACTTATCTAGATCCACGGTACAAGCTCAAATTTTTTACTGAAATTACGAAGGAACAGGTGCGGTCAGAGattttggaaatctttgggtgTTCAAAAACTTCACATGATGAAGGTCCTTCTTCATCTAAAAGATCACGTAATGAGCTAGCAACAACAAGCTCAAGCAACCAATCACGCATTCAATCTTGTCTAGCTGAAATATTAAGCATAAGTGACGAGGAAGAGCAAAATATAGATTGTGCTGATGAAGTGTACCATCAATTCATTGTTAAAAAGACATTACTAACTGAATACAATAGAGAGAAAAGATTGACACTCACAGAAGATCCACTTTTATGGTGGAAAAATCATACCAAGTATCATAGCTTAAGTAATTTAGTAAGACAGTACCTGTCTCCACCTCCTGGCAGTGTACCGAGTGAGCAGCTTTTCAGTGCTGCTGGGTTAATTTATGACCCTTTAAGAAATCGACTTTCTGGTGATAAGGCTGCAAAATtgctttttgttaaatataatcttcCTTTGCTCAGGTTTGACTATTAG